The Leptolyngbya sp. 'hensonii' sequence AATCGGTTGAAGTTCATACCATCCTCCGGAATCAGATTTGTCGTTAATTAAATTGTAGTCATAACGAGTATGATTTTCGGGATACCCTATCCCTTTGGGCGAAATAGCGGATGAAAGGAACTCATCCAGATGATTAGGATGAGTCCGACATCTTGAATGTGCTTCCAGCGCAACATTAGTGACTTCTACAGGAAGTTCTGTTGGGGTCAGGCGTACTGGACTGAAGCACTCAAAAATTCTTTGTCCAAGTTCAATTGTGATCTGCCGATGGAGAGGAGTCTCTCCCGGTAGATTTGTCCTGCGTTGATATCAGGGCTGTCTCTCATCACTTATGGAGTTGTTGTCAGGATGCATGCAAATCTTCGATCGTTCCCTTTCTGGAACCCCTTACTGGTTCTGATTCTCATGGGATTTCCCCTCAGTCTTCGAGGCCATGCCGGAGAGCTGAGTCAGAGCCTGCCCCCACCCCCTCAGTCCGATGGGCAGTCCACGAATCCCAGCCAGAGTCGCTTCGATCAACCGGGGCCAGAAGTTACGCCAGCACCGCTCGCTCCTCCTGTTTTGCGGACAATCCCTGCACCCACCACAGAATCTGTCGATCGGCCTGCCGCTGAACAACAAATCCGAATTGACAGGATTCAAATTGTGGGCAATACCATTCTGTCTAGTCAGGAACTTCAGGCTCTTACCCAACCCCTGGAAGGGCGGGAAGTGACGATCGCAGAGCTGGTAGCCCTGGCCGATCGCATCACCCAGCTTTATCTACAGCGAGGGTACATCACCTCCCGTGCTGTTATCCCCAACCAGTCTCTGGTGGATGGAAAGGTGCAGATCCAGGTGGTGGAAGGCACTCTGGAGAGCGTTGAGATTGAAGGCACCCAGCAGGTCAGTCAGGACTACATTCGCGATCGTATTGCCCTGGCTCAACTCAAACCCCTGAACCAGTTTGCTCTGGAAGACCAGTTGCGGCTGTTGCAGGCAGACCCATTATTCAAGTCTGTTACCGCATCTCTACGTCCCGCTTCCAGGCCAGGGCAGGCGGTGCTGACCGTGCAGGTGGAAGAGGCAAATCCCCTGGTGATCGGGACCAACATCGACAACTATTCCCCACCGGCTGTCGGAGGAGAACGGGCGGGAGGCAGCCTCACMRATCGCAACCTGAGTGGGACTGGAGATCAGCTCTCGATCGCTGCCACGAGCACCTTGACGGGGGGTGCCCAGCAGTACGACCTGAGCTACCGGATTCCCCTCAACCCGATGAACGGGACGTTGCAGTTCCGCTATGCCCCCAGCAGCTACCAC is a genomic window containing:
- a CDS encoding ShlB/FhaC/HecB family hemolysin secretion/activation protein; the encoded protein is MHANLRSFPFWNPLLVLILMGFPLSLRGHAGELSQSLPPPPQSDGQSTNPSQSRFDQPGPEVTPAPLAPPVLRTIPAPTTESVDRPAAEQQIRIDRIQIVGNTILSSQELQALTQPLEGREVTIAELVALADRITQLYLQRGYITSRAVIPNQSLVDGKVQIQVVEGTLESVEIEGTQQVSQDYIRDRIALAQLKPLNQFALEDQLRLLQADPLFKSVTASLRPASRPGQAVLTVQVEEANPLVIGTNIDNYSPPAVGGERAGGSLTBRNLSGTGDQLSIAATSTLTGGAQQYDLSYRIPLNPMNGTLQFRYAPSSYHITDPAFASFGIRGRSDLYDLSFRQPLIRTPREELALSVGLTHQSGQTFIFEDIPAPFGPGADGNGVTRTSVVKLGQDYVARDSQGAWGLRSQFNMGTGLFDATSNPAPIPSGQFFSWSGQVQRLQVLDSNHLLMLQGEVQLSADPLLPSQQFVIGGGQSVRGYRQNARSGDNGFRLSIEDRITVARDGTGGAAFQVAPFIDMGAVWNSGPLPLPRNTFLSAVGVGLLWNPDPALDVRLDYAMPFINLSDRGSNIQDAGLHFRINTRF